One Paraburkholderia caffeinilytica DNA segment encodes these proteins:
- a CDS encoding PLP-dependent aminotransferase family protein translates to MDTVILSDWLAARLDRAAAEPVYRQTLRLMQQAILTGQLPPGTKLPSSRTLAEDLGIARNTVLHVYDQLTAEGYVISTTGSGTYVADTRPDTAAVNARKKPVLASSDADAANQAAEPAKPPKRDLGDLSARGRRLIDQAGVSAKQWGAFMPGVPDVAEFPARTWSRLQARLWKEANPDLLTYAPGGGYRPLRRALSDYLRVARSVNCTPDQIIITTGIHQSIDLAVRLLTDVGDRAWVEEPCYWGARSVLQSSGITLVPVPVDDEGLNPREQDLQQPPRLALVTPSHQYPLGMVMSLARRRTLLEYARQHNVWIIEDDYDSEFRYGSRPLASLQGLDDAGQVIYVGSLGKMLFPGLRIGYMIAPEHLVDTFRTGVAELYREGQLMQQAVMTDFIMDGHLTSHVRRMRALYGERRQILIDAITARFGNELPVMGDEAGLHLVLGLPDHANDRAVTAAAYDAGVIVRPLAAYYSSETPARRGLLLGYACVPNEKIGPAFDTLARVIEQTALKKKPTRAA, encoded by the coding sequence TTGGACACCGTGATCTTGTCGGATTGGCTTGCGGCGCGGCTCGACCGCGCCGCCGCCGAACCGGTCTACAGGCAGACGTTACGGCTGATGCAGCAGGCCATCCTGACCGGCCAGCTGCCGCCCGGCACCAAGCTGCCGAGCTCGCGCACGCTCGCCGAAGACCTCGGCATCGCGCGCAATACGGTGCTGCACGTCTACGATCAGCTGACCGCCGAAGGCTATGTGATCTCCACCACCGGCAGCGGCACCTATGTCGCCGACACTCGGCCGGACACGGCGGCGGTGAATGCGCGCAAGAAGCCGGTACTGGCGAGCAGCGATGCAGACGCTGCCAATCAGGCCGCCGAGCCCGCCAAGCCGCCCAAACGCGATCTCGGCGACCTCTCCGCGCGCGGACGGAGGCTGATCGATCAGGCCGGCGTATCCGCCAAACAGTGGGGCGCGTTCATGCCGGGCGTGCCCGACGTCGCCGAATTTCCGGCGCGCACCTGGAGCCGCCTGCAGGCAAGACTCTGGAAGGAAGCCAATCCCGATCTGCTGACGTATGCGCCGGGCGGCGGTTATCGTCCGCTAAGGCGCGCGCTTTCCGATTACCTGCGCGTCGCGCGTTCGGTGAATTGCACGCCCGATCAGATCATCATCACGACGGGCATTCATCAGTCGATCGATCTGGCCGTACGTTTATTGACCGACGTTGGCGACCGCGCGTGGGTCGAAGAACCCTGTTACTGGGGCGCGCGCAGCGTGCTGCAATCGTCGGGGATCACGCTGGTACCCGTGCCGGTTGACGACGAAGGCCTCAACCCGCGCGAGCAGGATCTGCAACAGCCGCCGCGGTTGGCGCTCGTCACGCCGTCGCATCAATATCCGCTCGGCATGGTGATGAGTCTCGCGCGCCGCCGCACGCTGCTCGAGTACGCACGCCAGCACAACGTGTGGATCATCGAGGACGACTACGACAGCGAGTTCCGCTACGGGAGCCGTCCTCTAGCATCGCTGCAAGGGCTCGACGACGCCGGCCAGGTGATCTACGTGGGCAGCCTGGGGAAGATGCTGTTTCCAGGTTTGCGGATCGGCTACATGATCGCGCCGGAGCATCTGGTGGATACGTTCCGCACGGGCGTTGCGGAGTTGTATCGCGAGGGACAGTTGATGCAGCAGGCGGTGATGACCGACTTCATCATGGACGGCCATCTCACGTCGCATGTTCGCCGTATGCGCGCGCTCTACGGCGAGCGCCGGCAGATTCTGATCGACGCGATCACCGCGCGTTTCGGCAACGAACTCCCGGTAATGGGCGACGAAGCCGGCCTGCATCTGGTGCTCGGCCTGCCCGACCATGCGAACGATCGCGCAGTCACCGCGGCCGCTTACGATGCCGGCGTCATCGTGCGTCCGCTCGCCGCTTACTACAGCAGCGAGACGCCCGCACGGCGCGGATTGTTGCTGGGGTACGCCTGCGTACCGAACGAAAAGATCGGCCCGGCGTTC